One Baekduia alba genomic window, CCGCCCAGCCGACCGGCCGTCCCTCGCGTCGTGAAGCCTAGCCCTGGCGACAGGGCGTGCTTGTCCTTCAGCGCGCGGATGCCGTTGTCGATCGTCGCGGTCTCGTCGAGACGGAAGTCGCGAACGATCTCTTGACGCGTGACGAGTGGGAGCGCAGCGGGCATGCCGTAAGTATAGGCTCCCGACACCGCAAATTGCCGTGTCGGTCGGACAAATCTAGTCATCGTTCGCCCGCCGTCGCGTGAACGCCGTGTTGACCATCTCGACCTCGCGCTCCGACGGCTGGTAGTGCGAGTAGATCTGGGTGGTCTTGGCGTCGGCGTGGCCGAGCATCTCCTGGATGAACCGCAGCGGCGTGCCGGCCGCAGCCATCTGGGTGCCGAAGGTGTGGCGCAGATCGTGAAAGCGGATGACGCGGACCTCCGCGTCACGACAGGCCTGCTTGAACTTGCGCGTCACCTTTGCGCCATCCAGCTCCTTGCCCGATTCGGGATGGCAGAAAACGAGATCGTCCGGTGCGCCGTAGGCGCTGCGCGCCTTCCAAACCTTCAGCGCCTCGACCGCCTCGTCGGCGATCGGGACCGACCGGCGCGTCGACTCGTCCGACTTGCCCTCCCCCGAGTGCTCGCCGCGCACGTACGCATTGCGAACGCGGATGCGCTGAGCGACCCAATCAACATGCCGCCACCGCAAACCCAACAACTCGGACTGCCGCAGCCCGGTGATCGCCGCGATCAGCACGATCACACGCAGGACCGGACCCCAGACGTCGGGCGGGACCGGCGGCGCCGGACCCCGGCGGCCACGTCGCGTCGGCGCCGGCGCGGGATGCACAACCTCATTCGGGATCGCCTCGAGAACCCGATCGAGCTCGTCCAAGGTCAGGTACTTGAGGTCAGGGTCAGCGTCGTTCTGACGGCGTCGCTTCGGACGCGTCGCGTGCCGGACCGGGTTCTCGGTCGCCCACTTCTTGTGGATCGCGTGCTCGAAGATCGAGTGCAGGAACGTCATCACGTTGCGCACCGACTTGGGTGCCAAGCCCTTGGCGAGCATGTCCTCGGCGAGCTTCTCGACCTGCGCCGTCGTGACGCGGTCCACGGGCTTCTTGCCGAGCGCCGGCGAGATGTGGACGCGCTGCATCGACTCGCAGTTCTCCTTGTAGGACTTGCGCGCACCCTCGATGACCTGCTTCTGACGCAGTGAGTCGGCCGCATCGTCGATCGTGTGCCGGCCCGAGACGGCGGGCCGCGGCTTACGATCCTCGTCCTCCTGCATCTTGCGGAACTTCTTCTCGGCGTCCGCACGTGTCAGGCCATCGGACTCCCCGCGGTGTCGCACCGGCCCCACCTTGCGGTGCAAGTGACGCCCGGCCGCCGTACGCCAGCGACCGTAGTAGGCGTCGCGCTCGCGATCGATGTACAGATGGCCGGTGCCGTAGTCCCGTTTCTTGCCCATCTCCTACCTAGGGCCGAGCGCGGCCAATCTCGCCCCCCGAGTGTCCGCCGGTTCGAGGCCCGCGCTGAACCTCATCGAGCCACCGCTCGATCGCCGAACGACGAAACCGCACGTAGCGGCCGAGGCGCACATGAGGCAGCGCGTCACGTCGGCTCTCCGCGTACACCCAAGCGGTCGTGACGCGCATGAGCGACGCCACCTCCTCCGCCGTCAAGAGCGGATCGTCCTCACCGAGTTGCTCGACGACAGCCATACCTCTTAGTCGACGAGCCACTCAAACACCCCTCGCCCGCGCAACGTGGCCGTGGCAGTCCGGCACCGTCACTTCAGCGCGGCGCAGCGCTAATGGCCTCCTCCCTGTGCCGGCCGTCTGGGGCGACGCTACAGCCGCCCGAGCAGCCGTCCGCGCACGATCCGCTGCGCAGCGCGACCGCCCAACGCCATCGCACGGCTCGTCCGTGAGCCGCGCGGTCCGGAAGGCACCGGCCGTCGCGTACCTACGAGCTGGCCTTGACGGCCGCGGCCCGGAGTCGTGCCTGCCAGGACTTGGGCAGCTGCTCGCGCAGTCTCGGCAAGGTCGTAGTGCCGCGAACCAACGACTGACGGACCGCGAGATCGACCTGCTCGGTCCAGCCATCACCGCGCACGACATCGGTGATCGTGCGTTCCACGCCGGTGACGGGAACTCCCAAGACGAGACGTCTGTCCCGCCGGCTGATCGGCCGATCGGTGAAGTGCGCGCGAACTCCCTCCGGGATCTTCGTGCCGCGCTTTGACCGTGGCATCGTCACGTGGACCTCGTCGGGGATCACGTCGGCGAGATCGAGCAACTCCAGCGCGCTCACATGCGAGACCACAGCGTCAGCGCGCGACAGACCCAGCCAGACCGGAACGACGTGCTCATTCGGCGAGCCCGGGAAGCGACGCAAGCGATAGACGGCCCGGCCGGCGCGCTGCAGCGTCCCGCCCTCACGGGCGTGATAGGTCAACGTCGATCGCGCAACACCCGCCTCGATCGCCTGCTGTGCCGTGAGATAGCCGCTCTGCGGCTCCGCGACGGAGTACAAGCGATCTATCACGCTCACGTCATCGTTCTCGCCAACAAAGCTGGCCATATACGTGACGTTAGAGGAACCGTCCCCAAGACGCAGCCAATGGCTGATCGCGATGCCACGCGCCGGCTCGCGCCGGTGCTGGGTCTCGAATGGCTCAACGCTGCGTGAGCCGATGGTCGGTGCGGTGATCGAGAGGGCAGCCACGTCT contains:
- a CDS encoding tyrosine-type recombinase/integrase; the protein is MGKKRDYGTGHLYIDRERDAYYGRWRTAAGRHLHRKVGPVRHRGESDGLTRADAEKKFRKMQEDEDRKPRPAVSGRHTIDDAADSLRQKQVIEGARKSYKENCESMQRVHISPALGKKPVDRVTTAQVEKLAEDMLAKGLAPKSVRNVMTFLHSIFEHAIHKKWATENPVRHATRPKRRRQNDADPDLKYLTLDELDRVLEAIPNEVVHPAPAPTRRGRRGPAPPVPPDVWGPVLRVIVLIAAITGLRQSELLGLRWRHVDWVAQRIRVRNAYVRGEHSGEGKSDESTRRSVPIADEAVEALKVWKARSAYGAPDDLVFCHPESGKELDGAKVTRKFKQACRDAEVRVIRFHDLRHTFGTQMAAAGTPLRFIQEMLGHADAKTTQIYSHYQPSEREVEMVNTAFTRRRANDD
- a CDS encoding helix-turn-helix domain-containing protein; protein product: MAVVEQLGEDDPLLTAEEVASLMRVTTAWVYAESRRDALPHVRLGRYVRFRRSAIERWLDEVQRGPRTGGHSGGEIGRARP
- a CDS encoding type IV toxin-antitoxin system AbiEi family antitoxin domain-containing protein, which produces MAALSITAPTIGSRSVEPFETQHRREPARGIAISHWLRLGDGSSNVTYMASFVGENDDVSVIDRLYSVAEPQSGYLTAQQAIEAGVARSTLTYHAREGGTLQRAGRAVYRLRRFPGSPNEHVVPVWLGLSRADAVVSHVSALELLDLADVIPDEVHVTMPRSKRGTKIPEGVRAHFTDRPISRRDRRLVLGVPVTGVERTITDVVRGDGWTEQVDLAVRQSLVRGTTTLPRLREQLPKSWQARLRAAAVKASS